A genomic segment from Eulemur rufifrons isolate Redbay chromosome 19, OSU_ERuf_1, whole genome shotgun sequence encodes:
- the FNDC4 gene encoding fibronectin type III domain-containing protein 4 isoform X2, with product MPQFPPADSVGTMASLMPLSPYLSPTVLLLVSCDLGFVRADRPPSPVNVTVTHLRANSATVSWDVPEGNIVIGYSISQQRQNGPGQRVIREVNTTTRACALWGLAEDSDYTVQVRSIGLRGESPPGPRVHFRTLKGSDRLPSNSSSPGDITVEGLDGERPLQTGEVVIIVVVLLMWAAVIGLFCRQYDIIKDNDSNNNPKEKGKGPEHSPQGRPVGTRQKKSPSINTIDV from the exons ATGCCCCAGTTCCCCCCAGCAGACTCGGTGGGGACCATGGCTTCGTTGATGCCCCTCTCCCCATATCTAAGCCCCACGGTCCTCCTGCTGGTCAGCTGTGACCTGGGCTTTGTGCGAGCAG ACCGGCCTCCCTCTCCTGTGAATGTGACGGTCACTCACCTCAGAGCCAACTCGGCCACTGTGTCCTGGGACGTCCCAGAAGGCAACATCGTCATTGGCTACTCCATTTCCCAGCAA CGGCAGAATGGCCCCGGGCAGCGTGTGATCCGGGAGGTGAACACCACCACTCGGGCCTGTGCCCTCTGGGGCCTGGCTGAAGACAGCGACTACACGGTGCAGGTCAGGAGCATCGGCCTTCGGGGAGAGAGCCCCCCAGGGCCCCGGGTGCACTTCCGAACTCTCAAGGGTTCTGACCGGTTACCCTCAAACAGCTCAAGCCCAG GTGACATCACAGTGGAGGGTCTGGATGGAGAGCGACCACTGCAGACCGGGGAAGTGGTCATCATTGTCGTGGTGTTGCTCATGTGGGCTG CTGTAATTGGGCTGTTCTGCCGTCAGTATGACATCATCAAGGACAACGACTCCAACAACAACCccaaggagaaggggaaggggccGGAACACAGTCCTCAGGGAAGGCCGGTGGGGACGAGACAG AAAAAGTCACCATCCATCAACACCATCGACGTTTGA
- the FNDC4 gene encoding fibronectin type III domain-containing protein 4 isoform X1, whose product MPQFPPADSVGTMASLMPLSPYLSPTVLLLVSCDLGFVRADRPPSPVNVTVTHLRANSATVSWDVPEGNIVIGYSISQQRQNGPGQRVIREVNTTTRACALWGLAEDSDYTVQVRSIGLRGESPPGPRVHFRTLKGSDRLPSNSSSPGDITVEGLDGERPLQTGEVVIIVVVLLMWAAVIGLFCRQYDIIKDNDSNNNPKEKGKGPEHSPQGRPVGTRQVMWGPASEGGRGDSAPEEQPKKGRRPKRGRKRWRMEGLGWRMLERKSGSYCFPKVRDSGHFLSQKKSPSINTIDV is encoded by the exons ATGCCCCAGTTCCCCCCAGCAGACTCGGTGGGGACCATGGCTTCGTTGATGCCCCTCTCCCCATATCTAAGCCCCACGGTCCTCCTGCTGGTCAGCTGTGACCTGGGCTTTGTGCGAGCAG ACCGGCCTCCCTCTCCTGTGAATGTGACGGTCACTCACCTCAGAGCCAACTCGGCCACTGTGTCCTGGGACGTCCCAGAAGGCAACATCGTCATTGGCTACTCCATTTCCCAGCAA CGGCAGAATGGCCCCGGGCAGCGTGTGATCCGGGAGGTGAACACCACCACTCGGGCCTGTGCCCTCTGGGGCCTGGCTGAAGACAGCGACTACACGGTGCAGGTCAGGAGCATCGGCCTTCGGGGAGAGAGCCCCCCAGGGCCCCGGGTGCACTTCCGAACTCTCAAGGGTTCTGACCGGTTACCCTCAAACAGCTCAAGCCCAG GTGACATCACAGTGGAGGGTCTGGATGGAGAGCGACCACTGCAGACCGGGGAAGTGGTCATCATTGTCGTGGTGTTGCTCATGTGGGCTG CTGTAATTGGGCTGTTCTGCCGTCAGTATGACATCATCAAGGACAACGACTCCAACAACAACCccaaggagaaggggaaggggccGGAACACAGTCCTCAGGGAAGGCCGGTGGGGACGAGACAGGTGATGTGGGGGCCGGCCAGTGAGGGCGGGAGGGGTGATTCTGCCCCTGAGGAACagccaaagaaaggaagaaggccAAAGAGGGGCAGGAAAAGATGGAGAATGGAAGGCCTGGGGTGGAGGATGCTGGAGAGGAAAAGTGGCTCCTACTGCTTTCCTAAAGTTAGAGACTCAGGCCATTTTCTTTCACAGAAAAAGTCACCATCCATCAACACCATCGACGTTTGA